A section of the Halopiger aswanensis genome encodes:
- a CDS encoding PLP-dependent cysteine synthase family protein has translation MTDDSDRSADENSVADGGYLEREEPKAETHGSPYQTGDPVLARIGETPLVDYPEPADGGDILLKLEADNPTGSMKDRVALGMIRELEAKGRLEEDDVVVEASSGNTAGAVALVTNRLGYESVLTVPEGTSGQKIGYVRAFGSEIVECPDVDSGDERHYRSTAERIASERGGVWLDQYSTQLNPTVHYEWTGPELWRQAAGDLTHVVCPMGTGGTLSGIARYVKERTGDVEIVGVDAEQSNISAAFYDRDPGTYDTDVEGLGKEHELPTMWFDYIDEVRSVADQHAFDEARRAAAEHGVLVGGSSGAAIAVAREIADEQPNARIAVIGCDGGEQYFDTVFDEASMSHDGSSGSTLE, from the coding sequence GTGACCGACGATAGCGATCGATCAGCTGATGAGAACTCCGTCGCCGACGGCGGCTATCTCGAGCGAGAAGAGCCGAAAGCCGAGACGCACGGATCTCCGTACCAGACGGGCGATCCGGTACTCGCTCGGATCGGCGAGACGCCGCTCGTCGACTACCCCGAACCGGCGGACGGCGGTGATATCCTCCTCAAACTGGAAGCCGACAATCCGACCGGCTCGATGAAGGACCGCGTCGCGCTCGGGATGATCCGCGAACTCGAGGCCAAGGGTCGACTCGAGGAAGACGACGTTGTGGTAGAAGCGTCCTCGGGGAACACCGCCGGCGCGGTCGCGCTGGTGACGAACCGGCTCGGCTACGAGAGCGTGCTGACGGTCCCCGAGGGAACGAGCGGGCAGAAGATCGGCTACGTGCGGGCCTTTGGGAGCGAGATCGTCGAGTGTCCGGACGTCGACTCCGGCGACGAACGACACTACCGCTCGACGGCCGAACGGATCGCGTCGGAACGAGGCGGCGTGTGGTTGGACCAGTACTCGACCCAGCTGAATCCGACCGTCCACTACGAGTGGACCGGTCCCGAACTGTGGCGACAGGCGGCGGGCGATCTAACCCACGTCGTCTGTCCGATGGGGACCGGCGGCACGCTCTCCGGTATCGCGAGGTACGTGAAAGAACGGACCGGGGACGTCGAGATCGTGGGCGTCGACGCCGAACAGTCGAACATCTCCGCGGCGTTCTACGATCGTGATCCCGGAACCTACGACACCGACGTCGAGGGCCTCGGGAAGGAGCACGAACTGCCGACTATGTGGTTCGACTACATCGATGAGGTTCGTAGTGTCGCCGACCAGCATGCCTTCGATGAGGCGCGTCGTGCCGCCGCCGAACACGGCGTCCTCGTCGGAGGCTCTTCCGGCGCGGCGATCGCTGTCGCTCGAGAGATCGCCGACGAGCAACCGAACGCGCGTATCGCCGTGATCGGCTGCGACGGGGGCGAACAGTACTTCGATACGGTCTTCGACGAGGCGTCGATGTCGCACGACGGGTCCTCTGGGTCGACCCTCGAATAA
- the aglG gene encoding glucosyl-dolichyl phosphate glucuronosyltransferase — MDVSVVLCTYDIDAYDDFREAAMSVLEQTYDSVELVVVVDGTDAVYGRALEDFGNRDDIVVHCNDENKGLLASRNRGAELASGDVVAFLDDDAVADERWIESLVDAYDEKNAIAAGGKMTPRWTADRPDFLPEEFYWLVGVTHRGFADGPEEVRNTFGSNISFRRDVFLNLEGFDTDIGGRKGDKNLQGGETELCARMQRKYGRAVWYVPEAEVEHKVFEYRTDPTWLLERAFWQGYSKRAMETLVPDSSDEESEFLSKLLLKFAPERIRGLTSDPSIGRATRFLALFVFTAVVGLGYLYGVVRYR, encoded by the coding sequence ATGGACGTTTCAGTCGTACTCTGTACTTACGATATTGACGCATACGATGACTTCCGCGAGGCCGCGATGAGCGTTCTCGAGCAGACGTACGACAGCGTGGAACTCGTCGTTGTCGTCGACGGCACTGACGCCGTGTACGGACGCGCGCTCGAGGATTTCGGCAATCGAGACGACATCGTCGTTCACTGTAATGACGAGAACAAGGGACTGTTGGCGAGCCGAAATCGCGGCGCCGAACTCGCCAGCGGCGATGTCGTCGCCTTTCTCGACGACGATGCTGTCGCAGACGAACGGTGGATCGAGTCACTCGTCGACGCGTACGATGAGAAGAACGCGATCGCAGCGGGCGGGAAAATGACACCACGATGGACCGCTGATCGGCCCGACTTTCTCCCCGAGGAATTCTACTGGCTCGTCGGCGTGACCCACCGGGGGTTCGCCGACGGACCGGAGGAAGTCCGAAACACGTTCGGCTCGAACATCTCTTTCCGGCGCGACGTGTTTCTGAATCTCGAGGGCTTCGATACGGATATCGGCGGTCGAAAGGGCGACAAAAACCTGCAGGGAGGAGAGACGGAACTGTGCGCGCGGATGCAACGGAAGTACGGGCGCGCCGTCTGGTACGTTCCTGAGGCCGAAGTCGAACACAAGGTCTTCGAATACCGAACCGATCCGACGTGGCTCCTCGAGCGCGCGTTCTGGCAGGGTTATTCGAAACGAGCGATGGAAACGCTCGTTCCGGACTCGAGCGACGAGGAGAGCGAGTTCCTCAGCAAACTCCTTTTGAAATTCGCACCTGAAAGGATACGGGGACTCACGAGCGACCCGAGTATCGGACGAGCGACTCGATTCCTCGCACTGTTCGTCTTCACCGCCGTCGTGGGGCTGGGGTACCTCTACGGAGTCGTTCGATACCGATGA
- a CDS encoding FkbM family methyltransferase, translating to MCALHERAETLLSSLYAGPVRRVSERSGLHPFVFEVHQRIQTLTKRLDHRLAPNPYPVEVNDRTVRFDVSTLPEYNRVSSFLEEEAVIDAIVSEIRDDDVYWDVGANIGTHALLPAAAQPGARVIAVEPHHRNVAKLIRNKTLNELDSVTVLPIALGDNTGTATLRGADDRPGYGSFSLGNNSEQTVADVPVRPGDDVIADGVPEPTVVKIDVEGAECEVLDGLTETLSERSIRTVFCEVHRHEGVDESDVVGRLEDRGYDVSRITERGPTAFLKADRTESKGSISLL from the coding sequence ATGTGTGCTCTCCACGAGCGAGCGGAAACGCTGCTCTCCTCACTGTACGCCGGTCCGGTTCGACGCGTCTCCGAACGGTCCGGACTCCACCCGTTTGTCTTCGAGGTCCACCAGCGAATCCAAACGCTCACGAAGCGTCTCGATCACCGTCTCGCGCCGAACCCTTATCCCGTTGAAGTGAACGACCGAACCGTTCGGTTCGACGTTTCGACGCTTCCCGAATACAACCGCGTCTCGAGCTTTCTCGAGGAGGAGGCAGTCATCGATGCGATCGTTTCGGAGATTCGGGATGACGACGTCTACTGGGACGTCGGCGCCAATATCGGTACGCATGCGTTGCTGCCGGCTGCGGCACAGCCGGGCGCCCGCGTTATCGCCGTCGAACCCCACCACCGGAACGTCGCGAAACTGATCCGGAACAAGACGCTCAACGAGTTGGACTCAGTCACTGTCTTACCGATTGCACTAGGCGATAACACAGGCACGGCAACGCTCCGCGGCGCGGACGATCGACCCGGCTACGGGTCGTTCTCACTGGGCAACAACTCGGAGCAGACGGTCGCGGACGTCCCCGTGCGGCCGGGCGACGACGTGATCGCTGACGGCGTTCCGGAACCAACGGTCGTGAAAATCGACGTCGAAGGCGCCGAATGCGAGGTACTCGACGGGCTGACAGAGACGCTCTCTGAGAGGTCGATACGCACCGTCTTCTGCGAGGTCCACCGTCACGAGGGCGTCGACGAGAGCGACGTCGTGGGGCGACTCGAGGACCGCGGATACGACGTAAGCCGTATCACTGAGCGTGGACCGACGGCGTTCCTCAAAGCGGATCGAACAGAGTCAAAGGGGTCAATCTCGTTGCTATGA
- a CDS encoding glycosyltransferase, whose product MTTLPTSTTVLWLTPDKPEDISVGRQRIATHLEESGVDVTLRGTTSKTVLQSLRDAGQYDVIIGTTRAGAIAGTAIKLATGTPLIVDHIDPIRQFEENNPRWLATIVRQLENVAFRVADRVLYVYDEEANRVNRFGTATKTALGVDFDRFANPDPDIVERAESALEGTVAENVAIYVGGLEPIYHVRDLLAAATRLDESWTLLVLGTGSLSEQVERAAASHDNIVYPGTVPHEVIPGYLHAADVGVCLVDDPHTLKVLEYGAAGLPTVQVRGRAEERFDGLVEFCDPTPDSIARAIERAGTEQTGSTGSSQSTTTGLQSFAREFDWAEIAETYKNTITNLK is encoded by the coding sequence ATGACTACGCTACCCACTTCGACGACTGTCCTCTGGCTGACGCCCGATAAACCGGAAGATATCAGCGTCGGCCGTCAGCGTATCGCCACCCATCTCGAGGAGAGCGGCGTCGACGTAACGCTCAGGGGCACCACGTCGAAGACGGTCCTGCAATCGCTTCGCGATGCCGGTCAGTACGATGTCATCATTGGAACGACGCGGGCGGGGGCCATCGCCGGTACAGCGATTAAACTCGCGACTGGCACGCCGTTGATCGTCGATCATATCGATCCAATCAGGCAATTCGAAGAGAACAATCCGCGCTGGCTCGCGACGATCGTCCGTCAACTCGAGAATGTGGCCTTTCGCGTCGCCGATCGCGTTCTCTACGTCTACGACGAGGAAGCAAATCGCGTCAATCGGTTCGGTACCGCGACGAAGACCGCCCTCGGCGTCGACTTCGATCGGTTCGCGAATCCCGATCCTGACATCGTCGAACGAGCCGAATCGGCGCTCGAGGGGACAGTAGCGGAGAACGTCGCAATCTACGTCGGCGGCCTCGAGCCGATCTACCACGTCCGCGACCTGCTCGCTGCGGCGACGCGACTCGACGAATCGTGGACGCTGCTCGTCCTCGGGACGGGATCGCTGTCGGAGCAGGTCGAGCGAGCGGCGGCAAGTCACGACAATATCGTCTATCCAGGGACGGTTCCGCACGAGGTTATCCCGGGCTACCTCCACGCCGCCGACGTCGGCGTCTGTCTCGTCGATGACCCGCACACGCTGAAAGTCCTTGAGTACGGTGCGGCAGGATTGCCGACGGTCCAGGTTCGGGGCCGCGCGGAAGAACGGTTCGACGGACTCGTCGAGTTTTGCGATCCGACGCCGGACAGTATTGCTCGCGCGATTGAACGTGCTGGCACTGAGCAAACCGGTTCGACTGGGTCATCACAATCGACGACTACAGGGCTTCAATCGTTCGCGCGCGAGTTCGACTGGGCCGAAATTGCCGAGACGTATAAGAATACCATCACAAATCTGAAATAA
- a CDS encoding glycosyltransferase family 2 protein, whose product MAAQTPLVSVIVPTYNRPERLVRSLESIAEQTYDELEIVVVDDCSETPAAEAIEPLRDDFPYELVVIRHDENQGANAARNTGIREASGEFLAFLDDDDEWEPQKIRQQVAAFQRAPDDVGLVYTALRLVDDDGEVIRTTDASVSGDVTRTLLCRNAIGSFSCVMVRTAAIDDAGLLDEEFPSWQDLDWYIRISEEWRVEAIPEPLVTNHAGGHDRITDDLEALVQETYPRFLWKHRPRAASYGQLFERKMRAWAAFRVGAWYALPAGRYETAQRFIRRAIALYPLEPQFFLYAALAAGGEPANSVFEVVKQSLPQ is encoded by the coding sequence ATGGCCGCGCAAACGCCGCTCGTAAGCGTCATCGTTCCGACGTACAACCGCCCCGAACGACTGGTTCGCTCGCTCGAGAGCATCGCCGAGCAGACCTACGACGAACTCGAGATCGTCGTCGTCGACGACTGCTCGGAAACGCCGGCTGCGGAGGCCATCGAGCCGCTGCGTGACGACTTCCCGTATGAACTCGTGGTCATCAGACACGACGAGAATCAGGGCGCGAATGCAGCTCGAAACACGGGAATCCGCGAGGCGTCGGGGGAGTTTCTCGCCTTCCTCGACGACGATGATGAATGGGAACCGCAAAAGATACGCCAGCAGGTGGCGGCATTTCAGCGCGCACCCGACGACGTCGGCCTCGTCTACACCGCGCTGCGACTCGTCGATGACGACGGCGAGGTGATCCGGACGACGGACGCGTCTGTCAGCGGCGACGTGACGCGGACGCTGCTCTGTCGGAACGCCATCGGATCGTTCTCCTGCGTGATGGTCCGGACCGCCGCCATCGACGACGCCGGCCTCCTCGACGAAGAGTTCCCGAGTTGGCAGGATCTGGACTGGTACATCCGCATATCCGAGGAGTGGCGCGTCGAAGCGATCCCCGAACCGCTGGTCACGAACCACGCCGGCGGCCACGACCGGATCACTGACGACCTCGAGGCGCTGGTTCAGGAGACGTATCCGCGATTCCTCTGGAAACACCGTCCTCGAGCGGCGTCGTACGGGCAACTGTTCGAGCGTAAGATGCGGGCGTGGGCCGCGTTCCGGGTCGGTGCGTGGTACGCGCTGCCGGCCGGACGATATGAGACAGCGCAGCGATTTATCCGGCGGGCAATCGCGCTATATCCCCTCGAGCCACAGTTCTTCCTCTACGCTGCGCTCGCGGCCGGCGGTGAACCTGCGAACTCGGTGTTCGAGGTGGTGAAACAGTCGCTTCCGCAGTGA
- a CDS encoding oligosaccharide flippase family protein produces the protein MKLGQISFVTFASQIASSVFGFIATIYLARTLGPGVLGTYFLVVAVVVWLKVIAFGGVQSALTKRLSEGDEPGAYITAGTGLFLGIFAVLALALVLARDLVNGYIGQPVAIPMVGVLFATLLLMFVSGALQGQHRVHISGALSPVDMLSRSALQIGAAVLGFGLFGLLAGYAVASIIAGLVGAIFVTWRWQRPERRHLWSVFDYARYSWLGRLSSRTFSSMDTLVLGVFVASDLIGIYEIAWNLASLLAVFSLAIQQTVFPEISSVAEDGDQDRIVALLDDAFAYAGLFLIPGLVGCLLIGDFVLRVYGPEFSAGHTVLVILVASRLAYAYGEQFLNALNGLDRPDLAFRINGLFFVTNISLNFALVAAYGWRGAAVATAVSALVTVSIGYWVLSRFISVSFPLRAVAMQVLATVPMAVVVGSGRLYLEPSIPVTVGLVGVGAGTYFAALFLVSGRFRTTVVRNLPVEYGGS, from the coding sequence ATGAAACTCGGCCAGATCTCGTTCGTCACGTTCGCGTCTCAGATCGCGTCGTCCGTCTTCGGCTTCATCGCGACGATATACCTCGCTCGCACGCTCGGACCGGGCGTATTGGGAACGTACTTCCTCGTCGTGGCGGTCGTGGTCTGGCTGAAGGTGATCGCCTTCGGCGGCGTCCAGTCGGCGCTGACGAAGCGACTGAGCGAGGGTGACGAACCCGGTGCCTACATCACCGCCGGAACGGGGTTGTTCCTCGGAATCTTCGCGGTGCTGGCCCTCGCCCTCGTCCTCGCTCGCGATCTCGTCAACGGGTACATCGGCCAACCCGTGGCGATACCGATGGTGGGCGTTCTCTTCGCGACGCTCCTGCTGATGTTCGTCTCGGGTGCGCTGCAGGGACAGCACCGCGTCCACATCTCCGGCGCGCTCAGTCCGGTGGACATGCTTTCGCGAAGCGCGCTCCAGATCGGCGCCGCCGTGCTCGGATTCGGACTATTCGGGCTGCTGGCCGGCTACGCGGTCGCGAGTATCATCGCGGGGCTCGTCGGCGCGATCTTCGTCACCTGGAGGTGGCAACGTCCCGAGCGACGCCACCTCTGGAGCGTGTTCGATTACGCCCGCTACTCGTGGCTCGGGCGGCTGAGTTCGCGAACCTTTTCCTCGATGGACACGCTCGTACTCGGGGTCTTCGTCGCCTCCGATCTCATCGGTATCTACGAGATCGCCTGGAACCTCGCGTCGCTGCTCGCGGTCTTTAGTCTCGCGATCCAGCAGACGGTGTTTCCCGAGATCAGCAGCGTCGCCGAGGACGGCGATCAGGACCGGATCGTCGCCTTGCTCGACGACGCCTTCGCATACGCCGGCCTGTTCCTCATTCCGGGGCTGGTCGGCTGTCTCCTCATCGGCGATTTCGTCCTGCGGGTCTACGGGCCTGAGTTCAGTGCCGGTCACACCGTACTCGTGATCCTCGTCGCATCTCGGCTCGCCTACGCGTACGGCGAACAGTTCCTCAACGCGCTCAACGGCCTCGACAGACCGGATCTCGCCTTCCGGATCAACGGCCTCTTTTTCGTCACGAATATCAGCCTCAATTTCGCGCTCGTCGCCGCGTACGGATGGCGCGGCGCCGCCGTCGCAACGGCAGTTTCCGCGCTGGTGACGGTCTCGATCGGCTACTGGGTTCTCTCGCGGTTCATCTCCGTCTCGTTCCCGCTCCGGGCGGTCGCGATGCAGGTGCTGGCCACGGTTCCGATGGCCGTCGTCGTCGGCTCCGGCCGGCTGTACCTCGAGCCGAGCATCCCGGTGACTGTCGGGCTGGTCGGCGTCGGTGCGGGCACGTACTTCGCGGCGCTGTTCCTCGTCTCGGGCCGCTTCCGGACGACGGTCGTGCGCAACCTGCCGGTCGAGTACGGTGGCTCGTAG
- a CDS encoding sulfatase has product MEDVVLVTVDSLRADHVGWHGYERETTPNLDTLADRSHTCTNAFAHACSTRPSFPSILTSSYALMYGGYERISPERTLISEVFDEAGYRTAGFHSNLYLSADFDYDRGFDEFYDSKTDPSATARLRQFVKDQLDSDGLVYQTLARAFETAEETAGVNIGSAYVSADEITDHALEWAESVADDGPRFLWVHYMDVHHPYVPPERHQRAFRDEPIGERRAIQLRRKMIESPGDVTESELEDIVDLYDAEIRFTDEQISRLIDTVREQWGDVTALVTADHGEEFLDHGQFSHYATFYDEVLHVPLLYDDGSGDGGEHDDLVGLLDVAPTLVESAGLERPPNFYGESLQSLFAGDGWSREHIIGDWENTNSGERRFSYRDREWKYIRTEDGEELYDLTADPDERENVVDTEPEILEHARSVIDDHRQEIAATETDIGDVHMDDTVKERLRDLGYQE; this is encoded by the coding sequence ATGGAGGACGTTGTTCTCGTCACCGTCGACTCGTTGCGCGCAGATCACGTCGGATGGCACGGTTACGAACGAGAGACGACGCCGAACTTAGACACCCTCGCCGACCGCAGCCACACCTGTACGAACGCGTTCGCACACGCCTGCAGCACGCGGCCGTCCTTCCCGTCGATCCTCACATCGTCGTATGCTCTCATGTACGGCGGCTACGAGCGGATCTCGCCCGAGCGAACGCTGATTTCGGAAGTCTTCGACGAGGCCGGCTATCGAACGGCTGGCTTTCATTCAAACCTGTATCTCAGCGCCGATTTCGATTACGACCGCGGCTTCGACGAATTCTACGACTCGAAAACGGATCCGTCGGCGACTGCACGACTCCGGCAGTTCGTCAAGGACCAACTCGACTCGGACGGCCTGGTCTACCAGACGCTCGCTCGAGCGTTCGAGACTGCCGAGGAAACCGCCGGCGTGAACATCGGTTCGGCGTATGTCAGCGCCGACGAGATTACCGATCACGCGCTCGAGTGGGCTGAGTCCGTCGCCGACGACGGGCCTCGATTCCTGTGGGTACACTACATGGACGTCCACCACCCGTACGTCCCGCCGGAGCGCCACCAGCGCGCCTTCCGCGACGAGCCGATCGGCGAGCGGCGGGCGATCCAGCTCCGCCGCAAGATGATCGAGTCGCCCGGCGACGTCACCGAGTCAGAACTCGAGGATATCGTCGACCTCTACGACGCGGAGATTCGCTTTACCGACGAGCAAATCAGCCGGTTGATCGATACCGTGCGCGAGCAGTGGGGCGACGTCACCGCGCTCGTCACGGCCGACCACGGCGAGGAGTTCCTCGATCACGGGCAGTTCAGCCACTACGCGACCTTCTACGACGAGGTGCTCCACGTCCCGCTGCTGTACGACGACGGCTCCGGCGACGGCGGGGAGCACGACGACCTCGTCGGCCTTCTCGACGTAGCGCCGACGCTCGTCGAGAGCGCCGGACTCGAGCGGCCGCCGAACTTCTACGGGGAGAGCCTGCAGTCCCTGTTCGCCGGTGACGGCTGGTCTCGAGAGCATATCATCGGCGACTGGGAGAACACGAACTCCGGCGAGCGACGCTTCTCGTACCGAGATCGGGAGTGGAAGTACATCCGAACCGAGGACGGCGAGGAACTGTACGATCTGACGGCTGATCCCGATGAACGGGAGAACGTCGTCGACACCGAACCGGAAATCCTCGAGCACGCGCGAAGCGTCATCGACGACCACCGTCAGGAGATCGCCGCGACCGAGACCGACATCGGCGACGTTCACATGGACGACACCGTTAAAGAACGACTGCGAGACCTCGGCTACCAGGAATAA
- a CDS encoding asparagine synthase-related protein, with the protein MVGICGVLGDRQHDIKSLAETIEWRDDEESAGYREDTVQVRLSVHRETDAEQPATVRTGDEERLCWIWGDVIGVEDSTGYTPRRDQSTCDAAYCADLLEERGLSFVDGLNSEFAGLVVNRDRDEATLFTDRLGARPVYLTEALDGRVLFSTHPNTILAHPEFRPAVDDELMSEFLKFERAFGICTPFEDVYQLHPGSKLTVDLESGETSLERYWQPHYRPTEKPYDAFVEEFSSIMQRCVEERRRPEDDEGIFISGGSDSRLLLSLFEDRDVTGYHLNDAMNDEAKTAYKVCEMLGVEFRFLRRDQEYLTNVLERVGDFQIFSSFFDQAHFTGFEDELTDEIDAVFAGHTADTVLEGFYMPTRDLDVPGLGWTVPVPVLDQITGVDEYAEHITCDYQYHRGPSVNSQPKCVTLETDPVAVLREHMSESGGAIDHHGVRYPSLESLVHTGGFYPITNNKAYLMYYSANQMLPTHYPYLDNRVIEFSLSVPHRHHVRRSVVNRAVAKRNRDLAEIPKAGIGLPLTYPRTVYSAARLWRSFKSKLGTESGSGGGSWSDPDRIVRETDIVEEHLLTTENEKRCPDILDWETLEELYRAHLEGANEYFELFGALSLCHSYPVANDLIRDEDG; encoded by the coding sequence ATGGTCGGGATCTGCGGCGTTCTGGGCGACCGACAGCACGATATCAAGTCGCTCGCCGAGACGATCGAGTGGCGTGACGACGAGGAATCGGCGGGCTACCGGGAGGATACTGTGCAGGTTCGGCTGTCCGTCCACCGGGAAACGGACGCGGAGCAACCCGCAACGGTCCGAACCGGAGACGAGGAACGACTGTGCTGGATCTGGGGCGACGTCATCGGCGTCGAGGACTCGACGGGATACACGCCCAGGCGGGATCAGTCGACGTGTGATGCGGCCTACTGCGCGGACTTGCTCGAGGAGCGAGGCCTCTCGTTCGTCGACGGCCTGAACAGCGAGTTTGCGGGACTGGTAGTGAATCGCGACCGCGACGAGGCGACGCTGTTTACCGACCGGCTCGGCGCCCGGCCGGTCTACCTCACGGAAGCGCTCGACGGCCGCGTCCTGTTCTCGACCCACCCGAACACCATCTTAGCGCACCCCGAGTTTCGACCGGCCGTCGACGACGAACTCATGTCGGAGTTTCTCAAGTTCGAGCGGGCGTTCGGGATCTGCACGCCGTTCGAGGACGTCTACCAGCTCCATCCAGGGTCGAAACTCACCGTCGATCTCGAGAGCGGGGAAACGTCACTGGAGCGCTACTGGCAACCCCACTATCGGCCGACGGAGAAACCGTACGACGCGTTCGTCGAGGAGTTTTCCTCGATCATGCAACGCTGCGTCGAGGAACGCCGCCGCCCGGAAGACGACGAGGGCATCTTCATCAGCGGCGGCAGCGACTCGCGGCTGCTCCTGTCGCTGTTCGAGGACCGCGACGTGACGGGGTACCACCTGAACGACGCGATGAACGACGAAGCGAAGACGGCTTACAAAGTCTGTGAGATGCTAGGCGTCGAGTTCCGATTTCTTCGGCGTGACCAGGAGTACCTGACGAACGTGCTGGAGCGAGTGGGCGACTTTCAGATCTTCTCCTCGTTCTTCGATCAGGCGCATTTCACAGGGTTTGAGGACGAACTCACCGACGAAATCGACGCCGTCTTCGCCGGTCACACGGCCGATACGGTCCTCGAGGGGTTTTACATGCCGACGCGGGACCTCGACGTTCCCGGGCTCGGGTGGACAGTTCCGGTCCCGGTTCTCGATCAGATCACGGGCGTCGACGAATATGCCGAGCACATCACTTGCGACTATCAGTATCACCGCGGTCCGTCGGTAAACTCGCAGCCGAAGTGCGTGACTCTCGAGACGGACCCCGTCGCGGTGCTGCGAGAGCACATGTCGGAATCGGGCGGCGCTATCGACCACCACGGCGTGCGCTATCCGTCGCTCGAATCGCTCGTCCACACCGGCGGCTTCTACCCGATCACGAACAACAAGGCGTACCTCATGTACTACTCCGCGAACCAGATGCTTCCGACGCACTACCCGTACCTCGATAATCGGGTGATCGAGTTCTCGCTGTCCGTTCCGCATCGCCACCACGTCCGCCGGAGCGTCGTCAACCGGGCCGTGGCGAAGCGAAACCGCGACCTGGCTGAGATTCCGAAGGCGGGGATCGGTCTGCCGTTGACCTACCCGAGAACGGTGTACAGCGCAGCGCGGCTGTGGCGGAGCTTCAAAAGCAAGCTCGGAACGGAGTCGGGATCCGGCGGCGGCTCCTGGAGCGATCCCGATCGTATCGTTCGAGAGACGGACATCGTCGAGGAACACCTGCTGACCACGGAGAACGAGAAGCGGTGTCCGGATATCCTCGATTGGGAGACGCTCGAGGAGCTATACCGGGCTCATCTCGAGGGTGCGAACGAGTACTTCGAGTTGTTCGGCGCCCTCTCGCTCTGCCACTCGTATCCGGTCGCAAACGATCTTATACGCGATGAAGACGGATGA